CTTGAAATCTTGCTCTTGTATGGAAGGAATATCTCAATTTTTTCCTTTTCATAATAGGTCTTGAGAATCTTTTCAAGGTCATCAGATAATTTTTTTTCCTTTGTCAGGTAATTCTGTTTGATTTCTGTCAGGGACGAATATTCATTCAAGCAGTTGCCGTAACCATCAGAAAGTTTAACAGATTCAACTAGATCCTCAAGAATGCTTTTCAGAAGGACAGCACTATTTTCCTGATCTTTGGTATTCATAAAATCATTACGTAAGCATCATATATAAATTTTTACGGGCGAAAATGATAGGAACTTCATTCTTTGGTGAGTCCATTCTATTGAACAAAATATGCGATTTCATTAAATATCATGGAAGTCTTAATTAATTTAGACGCGATAATGATAAAGTTGATTTAAATGACGTCATCAAATCAAGAAAATGTACAATTCTCTAAGGGTCTAGAAGGTATTGTTGCGGCTGAATCCAGTGTTGGCTATGTAGACGGGCTTGCTGGAAAACTAGTCTATCGTGGCTACGACGTGAACACATTAGTAGAAAATTGCGACTATGAAGAAGTTTCCTATCTACTTCTGAATGGTGAGTTGCCAAACACAGACCAGTACAAAAACTACTCAGAATCTCTGAGGAAAAAGAGACAACTTGATAATGACACTCTGAACCTGATAAAGGATTTGAAAGATACCCACCCAATGTCTGCCCTCCGCACAGTGATCTCTTTTATCGGAGCACGTGACAATCGGTCCATAGAACCGGATCTAGAAACACAGAAAAATATCAGCATAGACCTGATTGCAAAAATTCCATCTGTTGTTGCAGCCATAAACAGAGCACATAATTCCAAAGAATTTATCCCACCAGATGACGATTTGTCTTTTTCATCCAACTTCTTTTACCAGGCTCTTGGTAGGAGGCCGGATAAGGATGAAGCCAAAATGATCGACGAAGCCCTAATTCTTCATGCAGACCATGGAATGAACGCTTCTACTTTTACGTCAATGGTAGTAATATCAACACTATCCGACATGTATTCTGCTGTGACAGCTGCGATATCATCTCTAAAGGGCCCGCTACACGGTGGTGCGAATGAGCGAGCCCTGGCCTTGATTCAGCGCGTGGGCAATCCAGAAAACGCCGAAAAAGTAATCTCAAATATGATCGCAAGCAAGGAAAAGATTATGGGGTTCGGTCATCGCGTCTATAAAGTTTATGATCCGCGTGCGAAGATCCTTAAGAAATTCGTCGAAACTGTCACCACAAAGAATGGCCAAGAGAATCTTTTCCAGACTGCTGAAAGGATCGAGAATATAATGACGCAAACGCTTGGTTCTAAGGGCATATTCCCGAATGTAGACTTTTATTCCGGCTTGCTGTATTATTCTGTTGGTTTTGATCCGAGTATCTTTACGCCTATATTCGCAGTCGGAAGAATCTCAGGATGGACAGCACGATCCCTGGAATATCTTAGTGACAACAAGATATTCCGCCCCAGAGGATTGTATGTTGGCAACAAGGGACCTAAGGAATTCGTACCTATTGATGACCGACAATAGTCACATTGATTTGCAAAAAGGGAAAACGTATGTGCTTGACACTTCCGCGATCTTTTCCGGAAAATTTAACCTCTCGGAGGGGAACTTCCTTATCTCAAGGAATGTCATCAACGAGATAAAACTCGGCAAAGTCTCTCGTCTACTTAACATGAGCATTTCGAGTCTCAGGGTAGTCATCCCAAGCGATAAGACAATTATTGCAGTTAAAGCCGCTGCTAAGGAAACCGGTGATTTGCAAGAGCTTAGTGACACGGATATAGGATTAATAGCTATTGCACTCGAGACAGACTCTACGCTGGTAACAGACGATTTTGCAATGGAAAACGTAGCAAATTTTCTTGGAATAAAATTTGAAGGCGCTGATCTAAAAAAGATTGGCTATAAAATCACATGGGGGTACAGGTGCACGGGTTGCGGGCAGAGGTTCAGTGAATATTCCGATGCTTGTCCGATTTGCGGACATCGGCTAAAGCGGTTTGCCAAAAAATATAAAGCAATTAGAAATGACTGAGTATGAAAGATATATCAATACCATTGGAATGGAGCATGCTAACTTACCCTGGGGATGCCAGGTTTGAAGAGTACCCTTACATGACACACGAGAAGAACGGAGTTCACATAACAAGATTAATAATGGAAACTCACTCTGGAACGCATTTTGACGCACCATTTCACGCGATCCCGGGAGGCAAGACAGCCGGCTCAATCAATATTGAAAGCCTTATAGGGCCAGCTTCAGTCATCGAGGTGAAAGGAGACCGAATTTCAGCCAAGGACATACCCGATGATGTTGAGAAGAGGGTACTGTTCAAGACAAAAAACTCTGGCATGTACGACACATTCCACACGGATTTCTGCTACATAGCCGAGGACGCAGCAAACAGGCTCGTCGACTTGAAAGTGGATGCAGTTGGTATAGATTACCTTTCCATCGAGCAATTTGGTACAAAGGGCATGAAAGTCCACAAGATATTGTTGAGCAAAAACATAGTTATAATTGAAGGGTTGAACCTTTTAAATGTTAAGCCTGGTAAATACGAACTTCTGTGCCTTCCTTTAAAGATGGACTATGATGGCGCATTATGCCGTGCGGTATTAAGGTGATGGAATAAATTTTTCATCGTTTAAAGTTATGATTATTTATAATTTTAATATTTACTGTTCCATTCTTGGAGCTAACAGAAAAGATCCGCTAATGATTGTCGCGTCCCCGGATCTTGGGATCCCGAACTTAAATTCTATAGTAAGTGGGTAATCATCTTTGAAGCCCAGCTTCAGATCCTCCGAGCTTGACAGTGATTTTATGAGTTTCAAGAGATATTCGAGTGGATATGAGCTCTTCACCGGGTTGGGGCATTTGATTTCCTTCAGCAGATCCTTTGTGAGGATCAGCTCGGATTCCTCTGAATCTGATATGGATCTTGCCCTGAAGTCATCCGGGGATAGCATAAACCTGATCGAATCTGAAACATCCTCTGCAGCTTTTAGTCCTTTCTCAAGTTCCGGTTTAGCCACAACAACATAAGATTCGGAAGAAATTTGTGGAACCCTTGGGGTAAAAACAGTGTTGTTATCCAGCAGCGATACGCTTTTTATTATGTTGTTTAACTCAAATTTCAGCTTCTCTTTTTCCTTGATCATAGTAACGGTGTCATTAGAGTTTGCAAGTTTTATAATGGATTTTAGTTTTTCAATATCCATGGATATCTCCTCTTCGCTATCCACCTGAAAATCCAGGAATACTTCCTTTGGTACATCTATGCTTATCATCGCTACATGTGCAGGATCAACCGCCTTGACGGATAACCCATTGGCATCAAGCTTGAACTTTGCCTCATTCACAACAGTATTTAGCAGATCAGCAATTTCCTTCAAATTTTTTATTGATATAGTCATTCTAGTAGTCGACATCAGATCACTCGTTTAAGTTAGAAGTAATAGACAGACGGTTAATTAAAACTTTGCAGGCGTTTAGTTTCTCAATATCATTTCTGTTATACCTCAAATATGTTGTGAATATGGAAAAAGTGAATAAGGCGGAAACAATGGCATAAAATATTGAGGGATGTAATAATAGTCGGGGCTGGTCCAGCCGGATCGTACCTTGGATATGTACTGTCTAGTTCCGGTCTTGATGTTTTAAATCTGGAAGAGCACGAGGAGATTGGAAGGCCGGTTGAGTGTACCGGAGTAGTTACGAAAAGGATTCTTGATTATGTCGATACAAAATCCATCGCTAATCGAGTGCATGGTGCAGATGTCTATTTTGGTGATAAACATCCACTTCATATAGCAAAGAATGAGGAGACCCTGATCATATACAGGGACTCTTTTGATAAAGATGCGGCAGGTATGTCCATATCCGCCGGGACGGATATGAGGCTCGGTTCACGTGTGCGCTCTGTAAAACGCTTAAAAGAATCAGTTGAAGTTGAATATAACCAACTTGGCGAAACTAAGACGGAATCAGCAAAAATTATTGTCGGTGCAGATGGGGCGAACAGCATTGTTAGGAAGGAATTGTTCGGCACATTTCCAAAACGCGTTATATCGACTTACCAGATTGATTATGCTCACAGAATGGTCGATCAGGATTCTGTTTCCGTATTTCTCGGGTCGAAGTTTTCCCATGGGTTTTTTGGTTGGGCTGTTCCCACAGGGCCGATCTCGAGGGTTGGCCTGGGTACGGTCGGAGGTGGTGCAAAAAATTACATCGCAGCTTTACAGTCCATGCTCGGAGCCGGGCAAATAATAACGGTAACGGGCGGGCCCATACCTATATCTTATCTTGGCAAGACTTACTCTGATCGATCTATCTTGGTAGGGGACGCGGCGGGAATAGTCAAGCCTCTTACAGGCGGAGGGATATACACCGGCCTTGTATCTGCTAAGCATGCATCAGCAACGATCCTGAATGCGTTTGAAAATAACAATTTCGGAGAATCTTTCCTTTCAAGTTATGAGCGATCATGGAAAAAGGACATAGGGAAAGAGCTGTTTGTTGATGGAATCGTCCAGAGAGTATTCGCTTCACTCAGTGATCGGTCCCTGAACAGGCTCTTCTCGGTTTTATCGGATCCCAAGATGATCGACACAATAAACAGGCTTGGGGACATAGATTATCCGTCTGGATTGATTGTCCGCTCCCTGCTGAGCCATCCATCTTTGGTGTTTAATTTATTCAAGGAACTATCCGGGCCGAATCGCTACTGATCTCTGATCCACTGTTCATGTCAGATGTGGAATGAAGAACCTTTACCGCAATTCCTTTCCTGTAATTGCGCATCTCCCAGCCAGATGAGGCGCTCTTGCCACATGCAAGAAGGTTATCCTCTTGGTCTACAACAAGGACCTCGTTTCCCGCAATTATCTTGGGGTCCTTATCAATAACAAACTTGAAGAACACATTGTATCCTTTCCTGTTAAACGGGGCGCTGT
The genomic region above belongs to Thermoplasmatales archaeon and contains:
- a CDS encoding citrate/2-methylcitrate synthase, whose product is MTSSNQENVQFSKGLEGIVAAESSVGYVDGLAGKLVYRGYDVNTLVENCDYEEVSYLLLNGELPNTDQYKNYSESLRKKRQLDNDTLNLIKDLKDTHPMSALRTVISFIGARDNRSIEPDLETQKNISIDLIAKIPSVVAAINRAHNSKEFIPPDDDLSFSSNFFYQALGRRPDKDEAKMIDEALILHADHGMNASTFTSMVVISTLSDMYSAVTAAISSLKGPLHGGANERALALIQRVGNPENAEKVISNMIASKEKIMGFGHRVYKVYDPRAKILKKFVETVTTKNGQENLFQTAERIENIMTQTLGSKGIFPNVDFYSGLLYYSVGFDPSIFTPIFAVGRISGWTARSLEYLSDNKIFRPRGLYVGNKGPKEFVPIDDRQ
- a CDS encoding cyclase family protein, producing MKDISIPLEWSMLTYPGDARFEEYPYMTHEKNGVHITRLIMETHSGTHFDAPFHAIPGGKTAGSINIESLIGPASVIEVKGDRISAKDIPDDVEKRVLFKTKNSGMYDTFHTDFCYIAEDAANRLVDLKVDAVGIDYLSIEQFGTKGMKVHKILLSKNIVIIEGLNLLNVKPGKYELLCLPLKMDYDGALCRAVLR
- a CDS encoding DNA polymerase sliding clamp, whose product is MSTTRMTISIKNLKEIADLLNTVVNEAKFKLDANGLSVKAVDPAHVAMISIDVPKEVFLDFQVDSEEEISMDIEKLKSIIKLANSNDTVTMIKEKEKLKFELNNIIKSVSLLDNNTVFTPRVPQISSESYVVVAKPELEKGLKAAEDVSDSIRFMLSPDDFRARSISDSEESELILTKDLLKEIKCPNPVKSSYPLEYLLKLIKSLSSSEDLKLGFKDDYPLTIEFKFGIPRSGDATIISGSFLLAPRMEQ
- a CDS encoding NAD(P)/FAD-dependent oxidoreductase, whose product is MRDVIIVGAGPAGSYLGYVLSSSGLDVLNLEEHEEIGRPVECTGVVTKRILDYVDTKSIANRVHGADVYFGDKHPLHIAKNEETLIIYRDSFDKDAAGMSISAGTDMRLGSRVRSVKRLKESVEVEYNQLGETKTESAKIIVGADGANSIVRKELFGTFPKRVISTYQIDYAHRMVDQDSVSVFLGSKFSHGFFGWAVPTGPISRVGLGTVGGGAKNYIAALQSMLGAGQIITVTGGPIPISYLGKTYSDRSILVGDAAGIVKPLTGGGIYTGLVSAKHASATILNAFENNNFGESFLSSYERSWKKDIGKELFVDGIVQRVFASLSDRSLNRLFSVLSDPKMIDTINRLGDIDYPSGLIVRSLLSHPSLVFNLFKELSGPNRY